The following are encoded in a window of Gemmatimonadaceae bacterium genomic DNA:
- a CDS encoding glycosyltransferase family A protein — protein MTFPGRLPISVILATIEPPPWPDLANCLEVLAPQVAAVGGEIIVGDGHGAALDATGAAGSRGVSWVRIPGASVFELRARAVERARGEIIALTEDHCLVGRDWCEQILNVFARHPNAMGVTGPVLNGSTDRRIDQANFLHSFASCIPPVSKTQCSRCPPPANVAFRRAAIGPGPIPAGHIELELGPQLFGQGLFHVHDGITVTHVQSHGFWLTLRAHFDNGRSTTGLHPVSLTRRQLPWNLLRGSLRAMSPEARATRAVRESLPLMFLLSCCHAAGEVAGIVAGPGRSPARLR, from the coding sequence GTGACCTTCCCCGGCCGACTTCCGATCTCCGTCATCCTCGCCACCATCGAGCCCCCCCCATGGCCCGACCTCGCGAACTGCCTGGAGGTTCTGGCACCCCAAGTGGCTGCCGTTGGCGGGGAAATCATCGTCGGTGACGGGCACGGTGCCGCGTTGGATGCAACCGGCGCCGCGGGCTCGAGGGGTGTGTCATGGGTCCGGATTCCCGGAGCGTCGGTGTTCGAGTTGCGCGCGCGAGCCGTCGAACGAGCTCGCGGCGAAATCATCGCCCTCACCGAAGATCATTGCCTCGTCGGCCGCGATTGGTGCGAGCAAATCCTGAATGTGTTCGCGAGGCATCCGAACGCGATGGGCGTGACGGGCCCGGTGCTCAATGGATCGACGGATCGCCGGATCGATCAGGCCAACTTCCTACATTCCTTCGCGAGCTGCATTCCGCCCGTGAGCAAGACGCAATGCTCGCGGTGTCCGCCTCCGGCCAACGTCGCCTTTCGACGGGCGGCGATAGGGCCGGGACCAATTCCTGCAGGCCACATCGAGCTCGAACTCGGCCCGCAACTCTTTGGGCAGGGTTTGTTTCACGTTCACGACGGAATCACGGTGACTCACGTGCAGTCCCATGGTTTCTGGCTCACGCTGCGAGCGCATTTTGACAACGGCCGCTCGACCACGGGATTGCATCCCGTTTCGCTCACTCGCCGTCAATTGCCATGGAATCTCCTTCGCGGGTCGCTGCGCGCGATGAGTCCGGAGGCGCGTGCAACTCGGGCCGTTCGAGAAAGCCTCCCGTTGATGTTCCTGTTGTCCTGTTGTCACGCGGCGGGTGAAGTGGCCGGAATCGTCGCCGGTCCCGGCCGCAGTCCCGCGCGACTTCGATAG
- a CDS encoding PH domain-containing protein — protein MSYVDSQLLPGETIRYRARLHKGIFTTASIVGALTVAALIIAIAAGHWWWVLVAVTGAIAAYTFGRAWLTYATSEFAVTDKRVVIKVGWIRRRTLETMLSKVEGVGVDQSLTGRMLGYGSIEVTGTGGTREEFTRIADPLEFRRQVQAAISAADEARAAVSAPPGGYLPDERQERECPYCAERILVKAKVCRFCGRDVSAVAPT, from the coding sequence ATGTCATACGTAGACTCGCAGCTGCTGCCGGGCGAAACGATTCGCTATCGCGCCCGGCTACACAAAGGAATCTTCACGACGGCCTCGATTGTCGGCGCGCTCACGGTTGCCGCGTTGATCATCGCGATCGCCGCAGGGCACTGGTGGTGGGTCCTGGTCGCGGTCACGGGGGCGATCGCGGCCTACACGTTTGGTCGAGCCTGGCTGACCTATGCGACGTCGGAGTTCGCCGTCACCGACAAGCGAGTCGTGATAAAGGTGGGCTGGATTCGCCGTCGGACGCTGGAGACGATGCTCTCGAAGGTCGAAGGGGTCGGCGTCGACCAGAGCCTGACAGGCCGCATGCTCGGCTACGGCTCGATCGAGGTCACCGGCACCGGTGGAACGAGAGAGGAGTTCACGCGAATCGCCGACCCGCTCGAGTTTCGACGCCAGGTGCAGGCGGCGATCAGCGCCGCCGACGAAGCACGCGCCGCCGTGTCCGCGCCGCCGGGCGGCTACCTGCCCGACGAACGCCAGGAACGCGAGTGCCCGTATTGCGCCGAGCGAATTCTCGTGAAGGCGAAGGTGTGCCGGTTCTGCGGCCGCGACGTGAGCGCCGTCGCGCCGACCTGA
- a CDS encoding DUF2892 domain-containing protein gives MKQNMGDADRTIRMLLGGALAILFFVAAHDGTAGAIVGGISVILFISALTGWSVIYFLLRISTRSDKDAKPLERS, from the coding sequence ATGAAACAAAACATGGGTGACGCGGATCGAACGATCCGGATGCTGCTCGGCGGAGCTTTGGCTATTCTATTCTTCGTCGCCGCGCACGACGGCACTGCCGGCGCTATCGTCGGCGGCATCTCGGTCATCCTGTTCATTTCAGCACTGACCGGCTGGTCGGTGATCTACTTCCTGCTGCGAATCTCGACGCGCAGCGACAAGGACGCCAAGCCGCTCGAGCGTAGTTGA